The Siniperca chuatsi isolate FFG_IHB_CAS linkage group LG7, ASM2008510v1, whole genome shotgun sequence genome includes a window with the following:
- the pih1d2 gene encoding PIH1 domain-containing protein 2 produces MSSTGSTEDILQQVNQFWSMLDDLSQNDPTAYRKFIEKQMKEGAESSAPPELDSCLCTEIVEPKKGPLYINICSWKRVPAPQDPSRPLPVCAGNLETDTNEGQGWYTVLDVALNPAVLKESEKDKTEVYMLALSFAQQHHGMRLSQEYNVVSCSPKSSPDDLYRRLGFRQWPNTFKQPDTASQTPAALLQQISSLRSEKQEEDTAAQIICRPAEHKKKELIQVISTTFVQPQKPEYQLEVKTDTAGVPRSVELTVELPKVCSLSESQLRISKDDVLLEVEDVYYLLLEFPKTVNEDTASAIFNKKKRRLTLRVDVF; encoded by the exons ATGTCCTCCACTGGCAGTACAGAGGATATTTTACAGCAGGTCAACCAGTTTTGGTCCATGCTGGATGATCTTTCTCAAAATGACCCAACAGCCTACCGCAAGTTCATTGAGAAACAGATGAAGGAAGGAGCTGAATCCAGTGCACCGCCTGAGCTCGACTCTTGTTTGTGCACTGAAATTGTG GAGCCCAAGAAAGGGCCGCTGTACATCAACATATGCAGCTGGAAACGTGTGCCTGCACCACAGGATCCCAGCAGGCCTTTACCAGTGTGTGCAGGAAACCTggaaacagacacaaatgaaGGTCAAG GTTGGTATACTGTGTTGGATGTGGCATTAAACCCTGCAGTGCTAAAGGAAAGTGAAAAGGACAAAACAGAAGTCTATATGCTGGCCCTGAGCTTTGCCCAGCAGCATCATGGGATGAGGTTGTCTCAGGAGTACAATGTCGTCAGCTGTAGCCCAAAAAGTAGCCCAGATGACTTGTACCGCAGGCTTGGGTTTCGACAGTGGCCTAACACCttcaaacaaccagacacag CCAGTCAGACCCCAGCTGCCCTTCTGCAGCAGATTTCCTCTCTGCGCTCAGAGAAACAAGAAGAGGACACAGCTGCCCAAATTATCTGTAGACCTGCGGAGCACAAAAAGAAGGAGTTGATCCAGGTCATCTCCACCACATTTGTGCAGCCTCAGAAGCCAGAGTACCAACTTGAGGTGAAGACCGATACAGCAGGAGTTCCTCGCAGCGTGGAGCTGACAGTGGAGCTGCCGAAGGTTTGCTCCTTGTCAGAGAGCCAGCTAAGAATCTCTAAG GATGACGTCTTACTGGAAGTGGAGGATGTCTACTATTTGCTTTTGGAATTCccaaaaactgtaaatgaagACACTGCGTCTGCCATCTTTAACAAGAAGAAACGAAGGCTTACTTTGAGAGTTGATGTTTTCTGA